The sequence below is a genomic window from Nicotiana tomentosiformis chromosome 6, ASM39032v3, whole genome shotgun sequence.
TGTGGCACGGGCTCGCCCCTCCTTTGCTGAGGGGATATTCTTGCTGTGTGCACCAGAGTTTTCCATTTATCCTGATAACAGCCGTCAATTAAACTCAATGTTGTGTGATTACTATGTGTATCAAGATTCAAGAGGATGGCTCATGACTATTTTCTTTCTCCTTTCCAGGTCATTCACAGAAGATTTTGTTAAGTATTGGAGATGTAAAGGAAATTACATACAAGATGCATGCAAGTACGCCGCTTTAAGAACCAAATGATTTCTTAGCTGCTTGAAGAAGCAACAAATGGATAAGGCTTCTCAGATTGTAACATTAGTCATGCACAGAATGAACTAGCTAATTAAGAAAGCAAAGCATAAAAGTCGAAATGGGAAGAGAGATCCCGGCAGGCAAGTCAACAATTGGCTGCGGATGGTGTGATGTTGAAAAGCACGAGACAGTGACAAATGTTATACCTTCAAATCGACATAAGTTCTATGATTGGCATTATCAAAAGCTCGCAGTTTCACATCACGCCATCTGCCAAACAACAAAACAATAACTGataaactgaaaaaacaaatcaGAAGTCTGCATCCTGACCCACGTTGTACTTCATTATCACTTAACAAAAGCCCTGGTTGGGGGAGTGGGGTAGGGGTGGGGGGAGTTTGGGTGAAGATGTTAATGAAATTTGATAGATTTATGAATTCTTTTGAGATCCCCAGAGCTGTAACTCGTTGTACAGATACATAGCACTCACTTAGTGCTCTTTTGTGAAGAAATACCCTTATTTATAATAAAAGTTAATAATAATCTAGAATCTCATACACATCATAGCTCAATTCAGTACTAATTATGGTTATACTAAACATACCTTCCTGTTCCAAGCTTCTCAACAGCTTGAACAAGTGCTTCCACTTCCGCAACAGAAAAAGGTCTACGGATTCGACGCTGCGTGGCCTCAGATCGCTTGGGCTTCAGCAATGGAACTACGGCCAAGGCTTCTGCATTTACCGCAGTTACTGGAACCAATGCTCTTGAATTTGCAGAAATTTTCTCCAATGCTGCGTAATGAGGAGATGGAGCTGAATCACGATCACTTTCAACAAAATTATTCAAACTTGTTCCTGTATGATCATCAGATCTCCCCTGATGAATGCCAGTAATAGCAGGAGATAGGCACctggtgatatatatatatatatagtgcaaAGTCGTCAAGACTACTTTTGATTCTAGCATGTTTCTAAGAAGATGTAGTTTCCAAAATAAAGCTCAAAAAATTGAATACACAATAAGCTCCTGCACATTTCCACAAAAGAAGTAGGAATACTAGCCAAGATagaaaacactagaaaatataGAAACAACCCACCAAGAATAggaagaagttatggatttctaaTTTCAAAACAACCGCAGGTATATATTTAGCCATATAACTTGCTGTTAAACTGAAGTAGCAGCAGAAGCTCTATAATAACAATGGCTACGGTCCTAATACCCATCAGAGATCGATAAATAGAATACCTTGTTAGTGGTTGAGGTGTATCACAAGGAAGGACACAAGAACGCCAATCTGGACCAAGAGGTGGAGAAGCTTGAATGGGATTGGGCTCCAGTGAGAAGCCCAGAGCATCAAGCTCGTAATCATGAGAAATTCCAGTCTGCAATAAGGTTTTGTTATCATCTCTAACCTTCTTACCCTGAAAAACCACACCGATACGTAGTCCACCACCAAGTATAGCAGTCACTGCTTCCATTACGGTCCTCTGCAAAATATTACGAACATGAATAGTGTTTTTCCAAACTGACATTCAAAAAAAGAAAATGTAGCACAAGGCAGAATACTGATGATAGAAACTTATTGAGGAAAGTGAATTAGTATTTGAAGGTAACGCTTTCACATGCCTTTAAAGAACCAACAGTTGCATTTTCTGGAATCTCGACAAAAAACTCAGGAACCCTGAAGGATTTGATTCTAAACTTAACTGCGTGAAAGGAAAAACATTCCCATATTAGAACCTCTTCAAATGACAGAGCAAGGAATACAAGAGAATTCACGTGATAACACCAAAAGAAGGCTCTCTCACCACAGGAATCACTAGGCTTGAAGGATGCACGACCTCCATTGAAGACTGACGTCCCAGCTGCTGCACCGCCTGTCAGAGTTGATATGCAGAGGTAAATAAGTATCAATAAGGATCGAAACATACACACATTTATGCACGCAAGTAAAAACTGAGTCATGTCCATGTTGCTGCATGAAAGGCATAAACTGAGAAGCGAACAAACCTCCAGAAGATGCTTTACTATAATAGGAAGCATTTCCATGTAAGTCACTTGTTGGAGAACTACAAATTCCATCGGTACTCATCTCTCCATCTGAATTAGAGAAGGAGCCACATTTGAAGAGCTTTCTTTTCTTGAAAGGAAAATCCCTCTGAGACCTTTGGTGCTTGTAGGCACTGTTTCTGTTGTGGTAAGCATGCATTGTTTTCCCCCCTGGAAAAATCCTCCTCGTGTCAAACCCCAGGGCAAGTGAATATGAAGGATTGCAAAAACAACAAACGCTTACCAGTATTGGCATGCCCCTCATTGTCAGATTTTAGATTTTCTTCCCAATATTTGGAAGCTAGTAACTTCTTAATTGGGCGATCTCGTACCCGTGGTGCTGACCCAGAGGCCTTATTTGGGGTGCTTGGTTGAGTGCACCCAGAGTTTTCGTCATCATCTCTAT
It includes:
- the LOC104100856 gene encoding telomere repeat-binding protein 5-like isoform X1; the protein is MVLQKRLDYGFNGYQVPPIPRATRSARRRGTIRRKADGDGTCPFDLLATVAGKLLGEGASSPDSTGSVRGKEQSILKDEKIKEKSYAEGCYERGFFISELVSQAPVVNRSLSELPHAQNDTISGPASVTMSSDCSEKFPFAKQFVNGESREEEHGVFSSCTLDTESDKQIKIELSNNAKVSTSKGAAISSPEFPDVWDKKPSTLLVTSDDSVRLSLSPYTAPCRSFPVIRNDVKLDNRDDDENSGCTQPSTPNKASGSAPRVRDRPIKKLLASKYWEENLKSDNEGHANTGGKTMHAYHNRNSAYKHQRSQRDFPFKKRKLFKCGSFSNSDGEMSTDGICSSPTSDLHGNASYYSKASSGGGAAAGTSVFNGGRASFKPSDSCVKFRIKSFRVPEFFVEIPENATVGSLKRTVMEAVTAILGGGLRIGVVFQGKKVRDDNKTLLQTGISHDYELDALGFSLEPNPIQASPPLGPDWRSCVLPCDTPQPLTRCLSPAITGIHQGRSDDHTGTSLNNFVESDRDSAPSPHYAALEKISANSRALVPVTAVNAEALAVVPLLKPKRSEATQRRIRRPFSVAEVEALVQAVEKLGTGRWRDVKLRAFDNANHRTYVDLKDKWKTLVHTARISPQQRRGEPVPQELLDRVLTAHAYWSQQQAKQQMKQPSETYLLL
- the LOC104100856 gene encoding telomere repeat-binding protein 5-like isoform X2 codes for the protein MVLQKRLDYGFNGYQVPPIPRATRSARRRGTIRRKADGDGTCPFDLLATVAGKLLGEGASSPDSTGSVRGKEQSILKDEKIKEKSYAEGCYERGFFISELVSQAPVVNRSLSELPHAQNDTISGPASVTMSSDCSEKFPFAKQFVNGESREEEHGVFSSCTLDTESDKQIKIELSNNAKVSTSKGAAISSPEFPDVWDKKPSTLLVTSDDSVRLSLSPYTAPCRSFPVIRNDVKLDNRDDDENSGCTQPSTPNKASGSAPRVRDRPIKKLLASKYWEENLKSDNEGHANTGGKTMHAYHNRNSAYKHQRSQRDFPFKKRKLFKCGSFSNSDGEMSTDGICSSPTSDLHGNASYYSKASSGGGAAAGTSVFNGGRASFKPSDSCVKFRIKSFRVPEFFVEIPENATVGSLKRTVMEAVTAILGGGLRIGVVFQGKKVRDDNKTLLQTGISHDYELDALGFSLEPNPIQASPPLGPDWRSCVLPCDTPQPLTRCLSPAITGIHQGRSDDHTGTSLNNFVESDRDSAPSPHYAALEKISANSRALVPVTAVNAEALAVVPLLKPKRSEATQRRIRRPFSVAEVEALVQAVEKLGTGRINGKLWCTQQEYPLSKGGASPCHRSSWTGSSLPMLTGPNSKPNSR